The Williamsia sp. DF01-3 genome has a window encoding:
- a CDS encoding sugar ABC transporter ATP-binding protein has product MTDALSISGLSKTFGGQRALDGVDLSLAPGEIRGLVGQNGCGKSTLIKVLAGYHDPDHGAKITVAGNELHLGVPGGGEAAGLRFVHQELGLVESLDVVDNLALGHGYKRTAVGTIDNRAERAQAKEALAELGFDLNLKKLAGALTMSERTMLAVARAVQGRSGDTHILVLDEPTANLPAAEAVRLFDLVRKIRDRGVAVLFVSHHLGEVFSLCDSVTVMRDGKVVTTRPLEGLDEPGLVELMIGRRVEEFLAEPEETTHAGAPALEVDALTCGAAHELSFAIHPGEVLGIAGITGSGREHIVPALFGGESRAGAVTVDGKVIEQGRPDLAMSAGMGCVPAERLSNAAFATASLRENVSVADPWAYTSGGWLRAGREKSDVATWLERLGVRPTGDTERALGTLSGGNQQKVMLARWLRRNPRVLLLDEPTQGVDIGAKADIHALIDDAAEKGAAVLVVSTDHGELTRLCDRVIVLSAGRVVDDLRRPRIEPDRLTASTLKKPALAES; this is encoded by the coding sequence ATGACAGACGCGCTCAGCATCAGCGGCCTCTCGAAGACTTTCGGCGGCCAACGAGCCCTCGATGGTGTCGATCTCTCGCTTGCCCCCGGCGAAATCCGTGGACTGGTGGGGCAAAACGGGTGCGGCAAGTCGACACTGATCAAAGTTCTTGCCGGATACCATGATCCGGACCACGGTGCGAAGATCACCGTGGCGGGAAATGAGCTGCACCTCGGAGTCCCCGGTGGTGGGGAGGCGGCCGGGCTGCGTTTTGTGCACCAAGAACTGGGCCTCGTCGAGAGTCTGGATGTCGTCGACAACCTCGCTCTGGGCCACGGTTACAAGCGCACTGCGGTCGGTACCATCGACAACCGCGCAGAACGGGCCCAGGCCAAGGAAGCGCTCGCAGAACTCGGGTTCGACCTGAACCTCAAGAAACTGGCCGGTGCGCTCACCATGAGCGAGCGGACCATGCTGGCCGTCGCACGCGCGGTCCAGGGCCGCAGCGGCGACACCCACATTCTCGTGCTCGACGAACCGACCGCCAATCTGCCTGCGGCCGAGGCGGTTCGATTGTTCGACCTGGTCCGAAAGATCCGCGACCGCGGTGTGGCCGTACTGTTCGTCTCGCACCACCTCGGAGAGGTGTTCTCGCTGTGCGACAGCGTCACCGTGATGCGCGATGGCAAAGTCGTCACCACACGCCCCCTCGAGGGGCTCGATGAACCCGGTCTGGTGGAACTGATGATCGGCCGCCGAGTCGAGGAGTTCCTCGCCGAGCCCGAAGAGACAACACATGCCGGAGCGCCTGCGCTCGAGGTCGATGCACTCACCTGTGGTGCCGCACACGAGCTCAGCTTTGCGATCCATCCCGGAGAGGTCCTCGGAATCGCCGGGATCACCGGTTCGGGCCGCGAACACATCGTCCCGGCGCTGTTCGGCGGCGAGAGCCGCGCAGGCGCGGTGACTGTCGATGGCAAGGTCATCGAGCAGGGCCGTCCCGATCTCGCGATGTCGGCAGGGATGGGCTGTGTTCCCGCCGAACGTCTCAGCAACGCCGCGTTCGCGACCGCATCGTTGCGCGAGAACGTGTCCGTGGCCGACCCGTGGGCGTACACCAGCGGTGGCTGGCTCCGTGCAGGACGTGAGAAGTCCGATGTCGCAACGTGGCTCGAACGCCTCGGGGTACGCCCAACCGGTGACACCGAGCGGGCCCTCGGCACCCTCAGCGGTGGCAACCAGCAGAAGGTCATGCTGGCACGCTGGCTGCGGCGCAATCCGCGTGTACTCCTACTCGACGAGCCCACCCAAGGGGTCGACATCGGCGCCAAAGCCGACATCCATGCGCTGATCGACGACGCCGCGGAGAAGGGTGCCGCCGTCCTGGTGGTCTCCACCGACCACGGTGAATTGACGAGGCTGTGCGACCGCGTGATCGTCCTGTCCGCCGGACGGGTCGTGGACGATCTGCGCCGGCCGCGCATCGAACCCGATCGACTGACCGCCTCCACTCTCAAGAAGCCCGCACTCGCCGAGTCCTGA
- a CDS encoding VOC family protein: MTFYMDVQLGTVVQIAYMVDDVASAAEDFAARLGAGPFFVRRNRITGALGPDGAPGAFDHSSAYGQWGRLQIELVQTHTAEPAAFAATTSVRNSIHHVAVMVESFAEQQRVYAESGWPALLSATTPNGNDFAFHDARPQLGHLVEIYEPRPSILRLYRTVADAAVNWDGTDPVRQM; encoded by the coding sequence GTGACCTTCTATATGGACGTCCAACTGGGGACCGTCGTGCAAATCGCCTACATGGTGGACGATGTCGCGTCCGCTGCCGAGGACTTCGCGGCGCGGCTCGGCGCAGGGCCCTTTTTCGTGCGTCGCAACCGCATCACCGGCGCCCTGGGCCCCGACGGCGCGCCGGGCGCTTTCGACCACTCATCCGCCTACGGCCAGTGGGGTCGCCTACAGATCGAACTGGTGCAGACCCACACCGCGGAGCCCGCGGCGTTCGCGGCCACCACCTCCGTCCGGAACAGCATCCACCACGTCGCGGTCATGGTGGAGTCGTTCGCCGAGCAACAGCGCGTGTACGCCGAATCAGGTTGGCCGGCACTACTTTCTGCAACCACCCCGAACGGCAACGACTTCGCGTTTCACGATGCCCGTCCGCAACTGGGCCACCTGGTGGAGATCTACGAACCCAGACCGTCCATCCTGCGCCTGTATCGGACGGTCGCCGATGCCGCCGTGAACTGGGACGGCACCGACCCCGTGCGCCAGATGTGA
- a CDS encoding nuclear transport factor 2 family protein, translating to MTETAHVEITRLMARFARGIDLRDWDLYRSVFTDEIDIDYTSYRAGNEGRFRAEDWVQRGRMLFPGLAASQHFLSNLDIDIDGEEGTVTSYVRAEHVLPNTSGDSMFTIGGYYTDGVVRVGGEWKIRSKRLTVLWNSGNPQVLALARDRAAELLAAA from the coding sequence ATGACCGAGACAGCCCATGTGGAGATCACCCGCTTGATGGCAAGGTTCGCGCGGGGTATCGACCTGCGGGACTGGGATTTGTACCGCTCTGTGTTCACCGATGAGATCGACATCGACTACACGAGCTATCGCGCCGGGAACGAAGGCCGCTTTCGCGCCGAGGACTGGGTGCAGCGCGGACGAATGCTGTTCCCGGGACTCGCTGCATCCCAGCACTTCCTGTCGAACCTCGACATCGACATCGACGGCGAGGAGGGCACCGTGACCTCCTACGTACGGGCCGAGCACGTCCTGCCCAACACCTCCGGAGACTCGATGTTCACCATCGGCGGCTACTACACCGACGGGGTGGTGCGGGTTGGCGGAGAGTGGAAGATCCGGAGCAAACGGCTCACGGTGCTGTGGAACTCGGGCAATCCGCAGGTTCTCGCCCTCGCCCGGGATCGGGCAGCCGAACTGCTGGCGGCCGCCTGA
- a CDS encoding aldehyde dehydrogenase family protein, producing the protein MDDRTELYIDGTWVPSDGGGTIDVFEAATGGLLARVPAGTEADVDAAVAAAKRAFPSWSQSPVADRVALLRRFADELQQREDELAETMAREVGTPIARSRSVQVGLGVTIFRSMADVLETLPMEERRGTSLILKVPAGVVGAITPWNYPLYQLAAKVAPAIAAGCTTVVKPSSVAPLAAFVVADIADAIGLPRGVLNVVSGSGGRVGERLAGHPDVDLVSLTGSTSAGARVGQLAAAGIKKVTLELGGKSAFIVAPDADMDAALNAAVRSCYVNNGQTCTATTRLLVPADRLDEVERRLVELVGSQTIGDPLDETVDVGPMASQDQQQSVLKHLADVPADATFLVGGPGDVDGLDERLRSGYFVRPTVVSRVDNNTPIARDEVFGPVLAVLTYQDIDDAVAITNDSEYGLSGAVFAADDDAAIAIARRLRTGQVSINGGRFNAMAPFGGMKKSGIGRELGPDGLEEYFEKISLQLRS; encoded by the coding sequence ATGGACGATCGCACCGAGCTCTATATCGACGGCACGTGGGTGCCGTCGGACGGTGGAGGCACGATCGACGTCTTCGAGGCTGCCACCGGCGGCCTGTTGGCCCGCGTCCCTGCAGGCACAGAAGCTGATGTCGACGCTGCGGTGGCAGCGGCAAAAAGGGCGTTCCCGTCGTGGTCGCAATCGCCGGTGGCCGACCGCGTTGCGCTGCTCCGACGCTTCGCCGACGAACTCCAGCAGCGCGAGGACGAGTTGGCCGAGACGATGGCGCGAGAGGTCGGAACACCGATCGCACGGTCACGGAGCGTGCAGGTGGGCCTGGGCGTGACGATCTTCCGATCGATGGCCGACGTCCTCGAGACACTCCCGATGGAAGAACGGCGCGGAACGTCGTTGATCCTCAAGGTTCCCGCAGGTGTGGTCGGTGCGATCACTCCGTGGAACTACCCCCTGTACCAACTGGCGGCCAAGGTCGCGCCGGCGATCGCGGCTGGGTGCACCACCGTGGTCAAGCCCAGCAGCGTTGCTCCGCTTGCTGCCTTTGTGGTCGCCGACATCGCTGACGCCATCGGATTGCCACGCGGCGTCCTCAACGTGGTGTCGGGTTCTGGTGGCCGCGTCGGCGAACGGCTCGCCGGGCACCCGGACGTCGATCTGGTGAGTCTCACCGGGTCGACATCTGCAGGAGCTCGAGTCGGTCAGCTGGCTGCAGCTGGAATCAAGAAAGTGACACTCGAGTTGGGAGGGAAATCGGCGTTCATCGTGGCCCCTGATGCGGACATGGACGCGGCGCTGAACGCCGCTGTTCGTAGCTGCTATGTCAACAACGGCCAGACCTGTACGGCCACCACCCGGTTGCTCGTCCCGGCCGATCGGCTCGACGAGGTGGAGCGGCGACTGGTGGAACTGGTCGGCTCTCAGACGATCGGCGACCCACTCGACGAAACGGTCGATGTGGGACCGATGGCCTCACAGGACCAGCAGCAGTCGGTGCTCAAACATCTCGCGGACGTGCCGGCGGACGCGACGTTCCTGGTGGGCGGCCCCGGCGACGTGGACGGGCTCGATGAACGACTGCGGTCGGGCTACTTCGTGCGTCCGACGGTGGTCAGTCGCGTGGACAACAACACCCCTATCGCGAGGGACGAAGTGTTCGGCCCGGTGCTTGCCGTCCTCACCTATCAAGACATCGACGACGCCGTCGCGATCACCAACGATTCGGAGTACGGATTGTCAGGTGCGGTGTTCGCGGCGGACGACGACGCGGCCATCGCAATCGCCAGGCGTCTGCGTACCGGACAGGTCTCGATCAACGGAGGCCGGTTCAACGCCATGGCCCCGTTCGGTGGCATGAAGAAATCGGGCATCGGACGTGAACTCGGCCCCGATGGACTCGAGGAGTATTTCGAGAAGATCTCGCTCCAGCTGCGTAGCTGA